One window of Medicago truncatula cultivar Jemalong A17 chromosome 2, MtrunA17r5.0-ANR, whole genome shotgun sequence genomic DNA carries:
- the LOC11406224 gene encoding WRKY DNA-binding transcription factor 70, with protein sequence MENQLLLPTNYGKKAMEEELIRGRDMANQLLEVLTFDDKSNIREVKGSNIVAEDLVLEVLKSLTNTLLMLNNGKESNDMAVPTTPTTIRDFSFSSNCPKMEEDLDRGYKKFETLNTKNPKGSNKRKSSAPTWEKTASILIDDGHTWRKYGQKMLTNAKYFRNYYRCAHMYDQHCEAIKHVQRIQENPPLYRTTYYDHHTCKSSYHSDIKLESILCYDDSSILLSFDNNISSEQEFPFRPRPPSPQLPLLASTKEEPKEEIHNDRFPRDQLLPSENLQLCDFDVYFDYLRDVSELSSIESF encoded by the exons ATGGAGAATCAGCTTTTGCTTCCTACAAATTACGGTAAAAAGGCAATGGAAGAAGAGCTAATAAGAGGACGTGACATGGCAAATCAATTACTTGAAGTATTAACTTTTGATGATAAGTCAAATATTAGAGAAGTTAAAGGGTCAAATATTGTTGCTGAAGATCTTGTGCTTGAGGTGCTCAAATCATTGACAAATACACTTTTGATGTTGAACAATGGCAAAGAGTCCAATGATATGGCTGTTCCTACAACTCCTACAACTATCagagatttttctttttcatccaaTTGCCCAAAGATGGAGGAGGATTTGGACAGAGGTTACAAGAAATTCGAAACTCTCAACACCAAAAATCCAAAAGGGTCGAACAAGAGAAA GTCAAGTGCACCAACTTGGGAAAAGACGGCATCAATATTGATCGATGATGGTCATACATGGAGAAAGTACGGacaaaaaatgttaacaaatgccAAATATTTCAG GAATTACTATAGGTGCGCTCACATGTACGATCAACATTGTGAAGCAATCAAACATGTTCAAAGAATTCAAGAGAACCCTCCTTTGTACCGGACTACATATTATGACCATCACACTTGCAAAAGCTCTTACCATTCAGACATAAAATTGGAATCCATTTTGTGCTACGATGACTCTTCTATATTACTTAGTTTCGATAACAACATTTCAAGTGAACAAGAATTTCCATTTCGACCGCGACCACCATCGCCACAATTGCCACTTCTTGCATCTACAAAAGAGGAACCCAAGGAAGAGATCCACAATGATCGTTTTCCTCGAGACCAATTGCTCCCATCAGAGAACCTCCAGTTATGCGATTTTGATGTGTATTTCGATTATTTAAGAGATGTTAGTGAGTTATCATCGATCGaatctttttaa
- the LOC11413372 gene encoding WRKY DNA-binding transcription factor 70, whose translation MENLLWLPTNDKKAMEDELIRGRDMANQLLEALTYDDKSNIEVKGSNSKSSPVLPLIAGDLVREVLKSLTNTLLLLNNCKDSNDVALPITIRDFSFSTNCNKLEEDFDGSCKKLKTLNTKNPKGSNKRKSISPTWEKRTSILMDDGHAWRKYGQKKIANTKYYRSYYRCTHMNDQHCEAIKHVERTQENPPLYRTAYYGHHTCKSYLHSDINLESILSSNDSSILLSFDNNIPIKEENSFPPSPLPFLASTKEDPKEEIHDDYSSQNQLFSSDNLISCNFEVYFDYLRRATMLSSIESFEFENVYDQLGF comes from the exons atggAGAATCTGCTTTGGCTTCCAACAAATGACAAGAAGGCAATGGAAGATGAGCTTATAAGAGGACGTGACATGGCAAATCAATTACTTGAGGCACTGACTTATGATGATAAGTCAAATATAGAAGTGAAAGGgtcaaattcaaaatcatcaccagTGTTACCCTTAATTGCAGGAGATCTTGTGCGTGAGGTACTTAAATCATTGACAAATACACTTTTACTCTTGAATAACTGCAAAGACTCCAATGATGTGGCTCTTCCTATAACTATTAGAGATTTTTCTTTCTCAACGAATTGCAACAAGCTTGAGGAGGATTTTGATGGATCTTGCAAGAAACTCAAGACTCTCAACACCAAAAATCCAAAAGGGTCGAACAAGAGAAA GTCAATTTCACCAACTTGGGAAAAAAGGACCTCAATATTGATGGATGACGGTCATGCTTGGAGAAAGTATGGACAAAAAAAGATCGCAAATACGAAATACTACAG GAGCTACTATAGGTGTACACACATGAACGATCAACACTGTGAAGCAATCAAACATGTTGAAAGAACTCAAGAGAACCCTCCATTGTATAGGACTGCATATTATGGCCATCACACTTGCAAAAGTTATTTGCATTCAGATATAAATTTGGAATCCATTTTGTCATCAAATGACTCTTCTATATTACTTAGTTTTGATAACAACATTCCAATTAAAGAAGAAAACTCGTTTCCACCATCACCATTGCCATTTCTTGCATCTACAAAAGAGGATCCTAAGGAAGAGATTCATGATGATTAttcttctcaaaatcaattGTTCTCATCAGATAACCTCATATCATGTAACTTTGaagtttattttgattatttgagaCGTGCCACTATGCTATCATCGattgaatcatttgaatttgaGAATGTTTATGACCAGTTAGGATTTTGA